A DNA window from Longimicrobium sp. contains the following coding sequences:
- a CDS encoding HNH endonuclease, translating to MADTPPSVRQAVSYSRSTVVKAYVLRRANGICEGCRAPAPFEGVKGAPYLEPHHIRRRADDGPDHPRWVVALCPNCHARVHHGVDGQEYNKFLAGSVEHLEHLFSQSAA from the coding sequence ATGGCGGACACGCCCCCGTCCGTCCGGCAAGCAGTATCCTACTCGCGGAGCACGGTCGTGAAGGCTTACGTGCTACGCCGAGCTAACGGCATTTGCGAGGGCTGTCGAGCGCCCGCACCGTTTGAAGGTGTGAAGGGCGCGCCCTATCTGGAGCCCCATCACATTCGCAGGCGGGCCGACGATGGGCCGGATCACCCGAGGTGGGTGGTAGCGCTATGTCCGAACTGCCACGCCCGAGTACACCATGGAGTTGATGGACAGGAATACAACAAGTTCCTCGCAGGGAGCGTAGAGCATTTAGAGCACCTGTTCTCGCAATCTGCTGCGTAA
- a CDS encoding (deoxy)nucleoside triphosphate pyrophosphohydrolase produces MQTVVAAVIQRGDRFLICRRPEGKNHGGLWEFPGGKVDAGESLEFALKRELHEELAVEATHVGATVFSVRDQKSGFEICFIPTSVTGEPMALEHSELTWSTTPQLLSYPLAPSDRAFATFLTGAEA; encoded by the coding sequence GTGCAGACCGTTGTAGCTGCGGTAATTCAGCGCGGAGATCGATTTCTGATATGCCGCCGCCCCGAAGGAAAGAACCACGGCGGACTGTGGGAATTCCCCGGGGGAAAAGTCGATGCCGGCGAGAGCTTGGAATTCGCTCTGAAACGCGAGCTTCACGAAGAGCTTGCCGTCGAGGCGACTCACGTCGGCGCGACAGTGTTTTCTGTTCGCGATCAGAAGAGCGGCTTTGAGATCTGTTTTATCCCGACCTCCGTCACGGGCGAGCCGATGGCTCTCGAACACAGCGAACTCACTTGGTCAACAACCCCTCAGCTCCTGTCGTACCCACTCGCACCGAGCGACAGGGCGTTTGCCACATTCCTGACTGGCGCTGAAGCATGA